A stretch of the Halomicroarcula saliterrae genome encodes the following:
- a CDS encoding helix-turn-helix domain-containing protein: MTRGKQTVSDREILALFAAADAPFLTAREVADAFDLTRQWAHNRLQTLHDDGHLNRKKSGRNTVIWWVEHP; the protein is encoded by the coding sequence ATGACACGGGGGAAGCAGACCGTTTCGGACAGGGAGATCCTCGCACTGTTCGCAGCCGCAGATGCACCTTTCTTGACTGCTCGGGAAGTCGCAGATGCATTCGATCTAACGCGGCAGTGGGCACACAATCGGTTACAGACATTGCATGATGACGGACACCTCAACCGGAAGAAATCGGGTCGGAATACCGTTATCTGGTGGGTTGAGCACCCCTAG
- a CDS encoding helix-turn-helix domain-containing protein, which translates to MNSEEVKKRIAEILEQHQGSSNTITSREIREQLNHETDEAPSKVRKLISELVLEEELPVASNSNGYYLIQDEDELEDYVDKLEKRARGINERKLGVQRAVGTMVFRGESRDFELKDKRSDRATIVKELVALGNTEGGTLVIGASEQGEDIEIQTVDDPDQWEESVNQCLVELADPPFDIEYSEEEIGEGRVVIFRVEQFSTLRTYNPGNEKHCVPSRAGTTTTYLTGGEIQRFYDDSS; encoded by the coding sequence ATGAATAGCGAAGAGGTGAAAAAGCGCATAGCTGAGATCCTCGAGCAACATCAGGGGTCCTCAAATACAATCACGTCGCGGGAGATTCGTGAACAATTAAATCATGAAACCGATGAAGCCCCCAGTAAAGTTCGCAAATTAATCTCAGAATTAGTTTTGGAGGAAGAACTGCCGGTCGCCAGTAACTCAAATGGGTACTATCTAATACAAGATGAAGATGAACTAGAAGATTATGTCGATAAGCTTGAAAAACGAGCTAGGGGAATTAACGAGCGTAAATTGGGAGTTCAACGGGCAGTCGGGACTATGGTTTTTCGAGGGGAATCGAGAGATTTTGAACTAAAGGACAAGCGGAGTGATCGAGCTACTATTGTCAAGGAGTTGGTAGCACTTGGTAATACGGAAGGTGGAACACTGGTAATCGGTGCTAGTGAACAGGGTGAGGACATTGAAATACAGACCGTTGATGACCCTGACCAGTGGGAGGAAAGCGTAAATCAGTGTCTTGTGGAACTTGCAGACCCTCCTTTTGATATTGAATATTCTGAAGAAGAAATTGGCGAAGGAAGAGTTGTTATATTCAGGGTGGAGCAATTCAGTACACTGCGGACATATAACCCAGGAAACGAGAAACACTGTGTTCCTAGTCGTGCCGGTACTACCACTACCTATCTTACCGGTGGAGAGATCCAACGATTTTACGATGATTCTTCGTAA